One part of the Lotus japonicus ecotype B-129 chromosome 2, LjGifu_v1.2 genome encodes these proteins:
- the LOC130741262 gene encoding cytochrome P450 97B2, chloroplastic isoform X1 — MVAAAISNLSTVADANLHSRFTLTSPIFHFRTSCPKRISSIRCQSIKSDKPKSSRNLLDNASNLLTNLLSGGSVGSMPIAEGAVSDLIGRPLFFSLYDWFLEHGSVYKLAFGPKAFVVVSDPIVARYILRENAFSYDKGVLADILEPIMGKGLIPADLDTWKQRRRVIAPAFHTSYLEAMVKLFTACSERTVSKFNKLLEGEGHDGQKSIELDLEAEFSSLALDIIGLGVFNYDFGSVTKESPVIKAVYGTLFEAEHRSTFYIPYWKVPLARWIVPRQRKFQDDLKVINTCLDGLIRNAKESRQETDVEKLQQRDYSNLKDASLLRFLVDMRGADVDDRQLRDDLMTMLIAGHETTAAVLTWAAFLLAQNPSKMKKAQAEVDLVLGMERPTFDSIKKLQYIRLIVVESLRLYPQPPLLIRRSLKSDVLPGGYKGDKDGYAIPAGTDVFISVYNLHRSPYCWDRPNDFEPERFLVQNNNEEVEGWAGFDPSRSPGALYPNEIVSDFAFLPFGGGPRKCVGDQFALMESTVALAMLLQNFDVELKGTPESVELVTGATIHTKNGLWCVLRKRSGLH, encoded by the exons ATGGTTGCCGCCGCTATCTCTAACCTCTCAACCGTCGCCGATGCAAACCTTCACTCCAGATTCACCCTCACCTCTCCAATCTTCCATTTCCGCACTTCTTGCCCCAAACGGATTTCTTCAATCAG ATGCCAATCAATTAAATCCGATAAGCCGAAATCAAGTAGAAATCTGCTGGACAACGCCAGCAACCTCCTCACGAACCTGTTAAGCGGTGGAAGCGTAGGTTCTATGCCCATAGCTGAAGGCGCGGTCTCAGATCTCATTGGACGACCTCTCTTTTTCTCACTATATGATTGGTTCTTGGAG CATGGCTCGGTGTATAAACTTGCGTTTGGGCCAAAAGCGTTTGTTGTTGTATCAGATCCTATAGTTGCCAGATATATTCTGCGTGAAAATGCGTTTTCTTATGACAAG GGAGTACTTGCTGATATCCTAGAACCAATAATGGGTAAAGGACTCATACCTGCGGACCTCGATACTTGGAAGCAAAGGAGAAGAG TCATTGCTCCGGCTTTCCATACCTCATACTTGGAAGCTATGGTCAAATTATTCACAGCTTGTTCAGAAAGAACAGTATCAAAGttcaataagcttcttgaaggaGAGGGTCATGATGGACAGAAATCAATTGAATTGGATCTTGAAGCAGAGTTTTCAAGTTTGGCTCTTGATATTATTGGGCTCGGTGTCTTCAACTATGACTTTGGTTCTGTCACCAAAGAATCTCCTGTTATTAAG GCTGTCTATGGCACTCTTTTTGAAGCTGAACACAGATCCACTTTCTATATTCCTTATTGGAAAGTTCCATTGGCAAGATGGATAGTCCCAAGGCAAAGGAAATTTCAGGATGACCTTAAGGTCATTAATACTTGTCTTGACGGGCTTATCAGAAATGCAAAAGAGAGCAGGCAG GAAACAGATGTTGAGAAACTGCAGCAAAGGGATTACTCAAATTTGAAG GATGCAAGTCTTCTGCGTTTCCTAGTTGATATGCGTGGAGCTGATGTTGATGATCGTCAG TTGAGAGATGATTTAATGACTATGCTTATTGCTGGTCATGAGACTACGGCTGCAGTTCTTACTTGGGCAGCTTTCCTGCTAGCTCAA AATCCTAGCAAAATGAAGAAGGCTCAAGCGGAGGTAGATTTGGTGCTGGGTATGGAGAGACCAACTTTtgattcaattaaaaaattgcA GTACATTAGGTTAATTGTTGTAGAGTCTCTTCGTTTATATCCCCAACCACCTTTGCTGATTAGACGTTCGCTAAAATCTGACGTTTTACCAG GAGGGTACAAAGGTGACAAAGATGGTTATGCAATTCCAGCTGGGACTGATGTCTTCATTTCT GTATATAATCTTCATAGATCTCCATATTGTTGGGACCGCCCTAATGACTTCGAGCCAGAGAGATTTCTAGTTCAGAACAACAATGAAGAAGTTGAAGGATGGGCTGGTTTTGACCCATCTCGAAGTCCTGGAGCCTTGTATCCAAACGAG ATTGTATCGGATTTTGCATTCTTGCCTTTTGGCGGTGGACCACGAAAGTGTGTTGGGGACCAATTTGCTCTCATGGAGTCTACTGTCGCACTGGCTATGCTGCTCCAGAATTTTGATGTCGAGTTGAAGGGGACTCCTGAATCAGTCGAACTAGTTACTGGGGCCACTATTCATACAAAAAACGGACTGTGGTGCGTTTTGAGGAAGAGATCAGGATTACATTAA
- the LOC130735898 gene encoding SUN domain-containing protein 5, with translation MKHEESTFTSTITRYQMQMSRKLTNTRIFSLSFSFLFSLCCLLSIFYSKLCLVYGTGAMSEFNESSNSTNLRGHSQIHATPTYSLAETISLQEVFWKVLGNSILVCKLQPLHEIKKLQSAQLPGEKPHSPSLNYENITKQENTKAVNSALVNITHRLEPDGSVYNYASESKGAKVVAHNKEAKGAKNVLGKDHDKYLRNPCSVGGKFVVIELSEETLVDSVKIANFEHYSSNFKEFELAGSLSYPTEAWSMLGRFVAANVKHAQVFKLAEPIWVRYLNLSLLSHYGSEFYCTLSVVEVYGINAIERMLKDLIVASVGSAPDKSAANNVSDNTPSLKSEAGLIERKGKEVEIKNDTVASAEISSNDETQKSDMEVAKNPVSVNLIPDPVIAFRQQLNGRVSGDIVLKILMQKVRSVEVNLSAMEDYIKELNKRQGVKIPDLEKELSKLSENLGQSKSQIKDLWQWNANMEKGISEVESWKDAVSYQLNELARENSMLRLDVQKVANDQANLEAKELAVLATSLIFVSLAALKIVSAHMLTFSAAYNADMVPQTSRGWVTLFVCCSVTIFIIFFYS, from the exons ATGAAACATGAAGAATCTACCTTCACCTCAACCATTACCAGATATCAAATGCAAATGTCAAGAAAACTAACCAATACCAGAATCTTTAGCCTCTCCTTTTCCTTCTTATTTTCCCTCTGCTGCCTCCTCTCCATCTTCTACTCCAAACTTTGCCTTGTTTATGGCACAGGAg CTATGTCAGAGTTTAATGAATCATCTAACTCCACCAATCTCAGAGGTCATAGTCAGATACATGCAACACCAACATACTCACTTGCTGAAACCATTAGTTTACAAGAAGTTTTCTGGAAAGTTTTAGGAAATAGTATCTTAGTATGCAAGCTACAACCTCTACATGAGATAAAGAAGCTTCAATCAGCACAACTTCCTGGTGAGAAACCTCATTCACCTTCTCTCAATTATGAAAACATAACAAAACAAGAAAACACCAAGGCGGTTAACTCCGCGCTTGTTAACATAACTCACCGGCTTGAACCGGATGGTTCTGTGTACAATTATGCATCTGAGTCCAAAGGTGCAAAGGTGGTTGCTCATAACAAGGAGGCTAAAGGTGCGAAAAATGTACTTGGGAAGGATCATGATAAGTATCTGAGGAACCCTTGTTCTGTTGGAGGAAAATTTGTTGTCATTGAGCTTTCAGAGGAGACTCTGGTTGATTCTGTGAAGATTGCGAACTTCGAGCATTATTCTTCTAACTTCAAGGAATTTGAATTGGCTGGTAGTTTGAGCTATCCAACTGAAGCATGGAGCATGCTTGGACGCTTTGTTGCTGCCAATGTTAAACATGCACAGGTGTTTAAGCTTGCTGAGCCAATTTGGGTCAGGTACTTGAATTTGAGCTTGCTCAGTCATTATGGTTCTGAATTTTACTGTACACTGAGTGTTGTGGAGGTTTATGGGATCAATGCAATTGAGAGGATGCTTAAGGATCTAATAGTTGCATCTGTGGGATCTGCTCCTGACAAATCAGCAGCAAATAATGTTAGTGATAATACCCCTTCTTTGAAATCAGAAGCTGGACTAAttgagagaaaaggaaaagaagttgAAATCAAGAATGATACTGTGGCTTCTGCTGAGATATCAAGCAATGATGAGACTCAAAAGTCAGACATGGAAGTGGCAAAAAATCCAGTGTCTGTTAACTTGATTCCTGATCCTGTGATAGCATTTAGACAACAGTTAAATGGTAGGGTATCTGGTGACATTGTTTTGAAGATTTTGATGCAGAAAGTGAGGTCAGTGGAGGTAAATTTATCCGCGATGGAGGATTACATCAAAGAATTAAACAAGAGACAAGGGGTTAAAATACCAGATCTTGAGAAAGAGTTGTCCAAATTGTCAGAAAACCTGGGACAAAGCAAGTCACAGATCAAAGATCTCTGGCAGTGGAACGCAAATATG GAAAAAGGAATATCTGAAGTTGAGTCATGGAAAGACGCTGTCTCGTATCAACTTAATGAATTAGCCAGAGAAAATAGCATGCTAAG ATTAGATGTTCAAAAGGTAGCAAATGATCAAGCGAATCTGGAAGCCAAAGAGCTCGCTGTGTTAGCGACCAGTCTTATTTTTGTGAGCCTTGCAGCTCTCAAGATAGTTTCTGCACATATGTTGACATTTTCTGCAGCATACAATGCTGATATGGTGCCTCAGACAAGCAGGGGATGGGTTACCTTATTTGTATGTTGTAGTGTAACAATATTCATTATCTTCTTCTATAGTTAG
- the LOC130737323 gene encoding uncharacterized protein LOC130737323 has product MDIKIMMWILKLGNSESSTNGDGEMLIDVPHDLLIIGPSESLLQLIQFVYPDMVSHLTDPTFYQERAILAPALESVEKVNQYILSCIKGEEKEYLSCDSACKSDEDNDVEAAWLTPEFLHEVKCSGIPNHKLVLKKGVPVMLLRNLDQSSGLCNGTRLLIEDLCPNVIGATGTNCGKKKFTLVE; this is encoded by the coding sequence ATGGACATCAAGATAATGATGTGGATTCTTAAATTGGGAAACAGTGAATCATCAACCAATGGTGACGGTGAAATGCTTATTGATGTTCCTCATGATCTTTTGATTATTGGTCCATCTGAATCGTTGCTCCAACTTATACAGTTTGTTTATCCAGATATGGTTTCTCATCTTACAGATCCAACCTTTTATCAAGAAAGAGCTATATTAGCCCCCGCATTAGAATCAGTTGAAAAAGTAAATCAATATATTTTATCTTGCATTAAAGGGGAAGAAAAAGAATATCTGAGTTGTGATTCTGCTTGCAAGTCTGATGAGGACAATGATGTTGAAGCTGCATGGTTAACCCCGGAGTTTCTACATGAAGTAAAATGTTCGGGAATTCCAAATCACAAATTGGTGTTGAAGAAAGGGGTGCCTGTCATGCTTCTAAGAAACTTAGACCAATCCTCTGGATTATGTAATGGAACTAGACTTTTAATAGAGGATTTGTGCCCAAATGTGATCGGTGCGACTGGAACAAATTgcggaaaaaaaaagtttacattGGTAGAATGA
- the LOC130741262 gene encoding cytochrome P450 97B2, chloroplastic isoform X2 — translation MPIAEGAVSDLIGRPLFFSLYDWFLEHGSVYKLAFGPKAFVVVSDPIVARYILRENAFSYDKGVLADILEPIMGKGLIPADLDTWKQRRRVIAPAFHTSYLEAMVKLFTACSERTVSKFNKLLEGEGHDGQKSIELDLEAEFSSLALDIIGLGVFNYDFGSVTKESPVIKAVYGTLFEAEHRSTFYIPYWKVPLARWIVPRQRKFQDDLKVINTCLDGLIRNAKESRQETDVEKLQQRDYSNLKDASLLRFLVDMRGADVDDRQLRDDLMTMLIAGHETTAAVLTWAAFLLAQNPSKMKKAQAEVDLVLGMERPTFDSIKKLQYIRLIVVESLRLYPQPPLLIRRSLKSDVLPGGYKGDKDGYAIPAGTDVFISVYNLHRSPYCWDRPNDFEPERFLVQNNNEEVEGWAGFDPSRSPGALYPNEIVSDFAFLPFGGGPRKCVGDQFALMESTVALAMLLQNFDVELKGTPESVELVTGATIHTKNGLWCVLRKRSGLH, via the exons ATGCCCATAGCTGAAGGCGCGGTCTCAGATCTCATTGGACGACCTCTCTTTTTCTCACTATATGATTGGTTCTTGGAG CATGGCTCGGTGTATAAACTTGCGTTTGGGCCAAAAGCGTTTGTTGTTGTATCAGATCCTATAGTTGCCAGATATATTCTGCGTGAAAATGCGTTTTCTTATGACAAG GGAGTACTTGCTGATATCCTAGAACCAATAATGGGTAAAGGACTCATACCTGCGGACCTCGATACTTGGAAGCAAAGGAGAAGAG TCATTGCTCCGGCTTTCCATACCTCATACTTGGAAGCTATGGTCAAATTATTCACAGCTTGTTCAGAAAGAACAGTATCAAAGttcaataagcttcttgaaggaGAGGGTCATGATGGACAGAAATCAATTGAATTGGATCTTGAAGCAGAGTTTTCAAGTTTGGCTCTTGATATTATTGGGCTCGGTGTCTTCAACTATGACTTTGGTTCTGTCACCAAAGAATCTCCTGTTATTAAG GCTGTCTATGGCACTCTTTTTGAAGCTGAACACAGATCCACTTTCTATATTCCTTATTGGAAAGTTCCATTGGCAAGATGGATAGTCCCAAGGCAAAGGAAATTTCAGGATGACCTTAAGGTCATTAATACTTGTCTTGACGGGCTTATCAGAAATGCAAAAGAGAGCAGGCAG GAAACAGATGTTGAGAAACTGCAGCAAAGGGATTACTCAAATTTGAAG GATGCAAGTCTTCTGCGTTTCCTAGTTGATATGCGTGGAGCTGATGTTGATGATCGTCAG TTGAGAGATGATTTAATGACTATGCTTATTGCTGGTCATGAGACTACGGCTGCAGTTCTTACTTGGGCAGCTTTCCTGCTAGCTCAA AATCCTAGCAAAATGAAGAAGGCTCAAGCGGAGGTAGATTTGGTGCTGGGTATGGAGAGACCAACTTTtgattcaattaaaaaattgcA GTACATTAGGTTAATTGTTGTAGAGTCTCTTCGTTTATATCCCCAACCACCTTTGCTGATTAGACGTTCGCTAAAATCTGACGTTTTACCAG GAGGGTACAAAGGTGACAAAGATGGTTATGCAATTCCAGCTGGGACTGATGTCTTCATTTCT GTATATAATCTTCATAGATCTCCATATTGTTGGGACCGCCCTAATGACTTCGAGCCAGAGAGATTTCTAGTTCAGAACAACAATGAAGAAGTTGAAGGATGGGCTGGTTTTGACCCATCTCGAAGTCCTGGAGCCTTGTATCCAAACGAG ATTGTATCGGATTTTGCATTCTTGCCTTTTGGCGGTGGACCACGAAAGTGTGTTGGGGACCAATTTGCTCTCATGGAGTCTACTGTCGCACTGGCTATGCTGCTCCAGAATTTTGATGTCGAGTTGAAGGGGACTCCTGAATCAGTCGAACTAGTTACTGGGGCCACTATTCATACAAAAAACGGACTGTGGTGCGTTTTGAGGAAGAGATCAGGATTACATTAA
- the LOC130741261 gene encoding uncharacterized protein LOC130741261: MSDPSVPHVHDDEDDDDNEVFLDESDIMHEVSFDNEDLPDADDDYEPEHVDEIDDSVHIFTGHTGELYSVACCPTDATLVATGGGDDKGFFWRIGQGDWASELQGHTDSIASLAFSYDGKFLASGSLDGIVQVWDEFGNLKGPLEGPGGGIEWLRWHPRGHILLAGSEDSTVWMWNTDHAAFLNMFAGHGSSVTCGDFTPDGKIICTGSDDATLRIWNPRSGENIHVVQGHPYHTEGLTCLAISSTSTLALTGSKDGSAHIVNITTGRVVNTVASHSDSIECIGFAPSDSWAAIGGMDKKLMIWDVEHSLSRNTCEHEDGVTCLAWLGALYVATGCVDGNVRLWDSRSGECVRTFRGHSDAIQSLSFSANRDYLVSASIDGTARVFEVEGFQ, from the exons ATGAGTGACCCAAGTGTTCCACATGttcatgatgatgaagatgatgatgacaaTGAAGTTTTCCTTGATGAGTCTGACATCATGCATGAAGTTTCATTCGACAATGAAGATCTTCCTGATGCCGATGATGATTATGAACCCGAACATGTTG ATGAGATTGATGATTCTGTGCACATATTTACTGGTCATACCG GGGAACTATACTCTGTTGCCTGTTGCCCAACAGATGCGACATTGGTGGCAACAGGGGGTGGTGATGACAAGGGATTTTTCTGGAGGATTGGTCAAGGAGATTGGGCTTCTGAGCTTCAAG GTCACACAGATTCTATAGCTAGTTTAGCTTTTAGCTACGATGGGAAGTTTCTTGCATCAGGAAGCTTAGATGGAATTGTTCAAGTCTGGGATGAATTTGGAAATCTGAAGGGTCCACTGGAAGGTCCTGGAGGGGGCATTGAG TGGCTCAGGTGGCATCCAAGAGGACACATACTCTTAGCTGGTTCTGAGGATTCCACAGTTTGGATGTGGAATACCGATCATGCTGCCTTTCTTAATATGTTTGCTGGTCATGGTAGTAGTGTGACCTGTGGTGATTTTACTCCTGATG GGAAAATTATATGTACTGGTTCTGATGATGCAACCTTGAGAATATGGAATCCAAGAAGTGGAGAAAACATTCATGTTGTGCAGG gTCATCCATATCATACTGAGGGATTAACATGCTTAGCAATAAGTTCAACTTCAACCCTTGCTCTAACTGGTTCCAAGGATGGATCTGCTCATATTGTAAATATTACTACAGGAAGA GTTGTTAATACCGTGGCTTCTCATTCAGATTCCATTGAGTGTATTGGGTTCGCACCAAG TGATTCCTGGGCTGCAATTGGAGGCATGGATAAAAAACTGATGATCTGGGATGTAGAGCACTCCTTATCCCGGAACACTTGTGAGCATGAG GATGGAGTGACATGTTTGGCATGGCTTGGTGCATTGTATGTAGCTACTGGGTGTGTTGATGGAAATGTGAGATTGTGGGATAGCCGTTCTGGTGAATGTGTAAGAACATTCAGGGGGCACTCTGATGCCATtcaatctctttctttttctgcgAATCGGGATTACCTCGTCTCAGCTTCCATTGATGGTACAGCTCGTGTTTTTGAGGTTGAAGGGTTTCAGTAA
- the LOC130741262 gene encoding cytochrome P450 97B2, chloroplastic isoform X3, with translation MVAAAISNLSTVADANLHSRFTLTSPIFHFRTSCPKRISSIRCQSIKSDKPKSSRNLLDNASNLLTNLLSGGSVGSMPIAEGAVSDLIGRPLFFSLYDWFLEHGSVYKLAFGPKAFVVVSDPIVARYILRENAFSYDKGVLADILEPIMGKGLIPADLDTWKQRRRVIAPAFHTSYLEAMVKLFTACSERTVSKFNKLLEGEGHDGQKSIELDLEAEFSSLALDIIGLGVFNYDFGSVTKESPVIKAVYGTLFEAEHRSTFYIPYWKVPLARWIVPRQRKFQDDLKVINTCLDGLIRNAKESRQETDVEKLQQRDYSNLKDASLLRFLVDMRGADVDDRQLRDDLMTMLIAGHETTAAVLTWAAFLLAQNPSKMKKAQAEVDLVLGMERPTFDSIKKLQYIRLIVVESLRLYPQPPLLIRRSLKSDVLPGGYKGDKDGYAIPAGTDVFISVSTKINDTLFLSI, from the exons ATGGTTGCCGCCGCTATCTCTAACCTCTCAACCGTCGCCGATGCAAACCTTCACTCCAGATTCACCCTCACCTCTCCAATCTTCCATTTCCGCACTTCTTGCCCCAAACGGATTTCTTCAATCAG ATGCCAATCAATTAAATCCGATAAGCCGAAATCAAGTAGAAATCTGCTGGACAACGCCAGCAACCTCCTCACGAACCTGTTAAGCGGTGGAAGCGTAGGTTCTATGCCCATAGCTGAAGGCGCGGTCTCAGATCTCATTGGACGACCTCTCTTTTTCTCACTATATGATTGGTTCTTGGAG CATGGCTCGGTGTATAAACTTGCGTTTGGGCCAAAAGCGTTTGTTGTTGTATCAGATCCTATAGTTGCCAGATATATTCTGCGTGAAAATGCGTTTTCTTATGACAAG GGAGTACTTGCTGATATCCTAGAACCAATAATGGGTAAAGGACTCATACCTGCGGACCTCGATACTTGGAAGCAAAGGAGAAGAG TCATTGCTCCGGCTTTCCATACCTCATACTTGGAAGCTATGGTCAAATTATTCACAGCTTGTTCAGAAAGAACAGTATCAAAGttcaataagcttcttgaaggaGAGGGTCATGATGGACAGAAATCAATTGAATTGGATCTTGAAGCAGAGTTTTCAAGTTTGGCTCTTGATATTATTGGGCTCGGTGTCTTCAACTATGACTTTGGTTCTGTCACCAAAGAATCTCCTGTTATTAAG GCTGTCTATGGCACTCTTTTTGAAGCTGAACACAGATCCACTTTCTATATTCCTTATTGGAAAGTTCCATTGGCAAGATGGATAGTCCCAAGGCAAAGGAAATTTCAGGATGACCTTAAGGTCATTAATACTTGTCTTGACGGGCTTATCAGAAATGCAAAAGAGAGCAGGCAG GAAACAGATGTTGAGAAACTGCAGCAAAGGGATTACTCAAATTTGAAG GATGCAAGTCTTCTGCGTTTCCTAGTTGATATGCGTGGAGCTGATGTTGATGATCGTCAG TTGAGAGATGATTTAATGACTATGCTTATTGCTGGTCATGAGACTACGGCTGCAGTTCTTACTTGGGCAGCTTTCCTGCTAGCTCAA AATCCTAGCAAAATGAAGAAGGCTCAAGCGGAGGTAGATTTGGTGCTGGGTATGGAGAGACCAACTTTtgattcaattaaaaaattgcA GTACATTAGGTTAATTGTTGTAGAGTCTCTTCGTTTATATCCCCAACCACCTTTGCTGATTAGACGTTCGCTAAAATCTGACGTTTTACCAG GAGGGTACAAAGGTGACAAAGATGGTTATGCAATTCCAGCTGGGACTGATGTCTTCATTTCTGTGAGTACAAAAATCAATGACACCTTGTTTCTTA GTATATAA
- the LOC130735897 gene encoding uncharacterized protein LOC130735897, whose translation MSKSPSPSGRTNLASCVVATIFLFLLAIVIVIVYLTVFKPHDPKIAVTAVQVPSYSSANGTVNFTFSQYASVRNPNRGTFSHYDSSLQLLSYGRQVGFMFVPAGKIAAGRTEYLAATFKVQSLTLGQDGPNGLDNSVGPTIEMEMRIEIAGRVRVLHMFNHHVEAKARCRVEIAVSNGSVLGFHC comes from the coding sequence ATGAGCAAGTCTCCGTCACCGTCAGGCCGCACCAACCTAGCCTCATGTGTGGTGGCCACCATCTTCTTGTTCCTCCTCGCCATCGTCATCGTCATCGTTTACTTAACAGTTTTCAAGCCACATGACCCCAAGATCGCCGTCACCGCCGTCCAGGTCCCGTCGTACTCCTCCGCTAACGGcaccgtcaatttcacattctcaCAGTACGCGTCGGTTCGGAACCCGAATAGAGGCACGTTCTCGCACTACGATAGCTCCCTTCAGCTTCTCTCCTACGGCAGGCAGGTCGGGTTCATGTTCGTCCCTGCCGGGAAGATCGCCGCCGGGAGAACGGAGTACTTGGCCGCCACATTCAAGGTCCAGTCTCTCACCTTGGGCCAGGACGGGCCCAATGGGCTTGATAATAGTGTTGGGCCCACGATAGAGATGGAGATGAGGATTGAGATAGCGGGCCGGGTTAGGGTGTTGCACATGTTCAATCATCATGTGGAGGCTAAAGCTAGATGCAGGGTGGAAATTGCAGTTTCTAATGGATCGGTGCTAGGATTTCACTGttaa
- the LOC130741260 gene encoding phosphatidylinositol 4-kinase gamma 2-like, which yields MSVADVVAVSPICNESAAHWHERIGHCSGELILIYLTVDGAVTPMRVLESDSIASVKMRIQRSCRGIAGNNNNSNNNKHKLVSGGRELARNNSLVKDYGVTAGNVLHLVLRLSDMIFIVVRTTCGEEFEFQIDRHRNVGYLKQRIKKGKGFIDLEDQELFCGGEKLDDQRLFRDICESDDGVIHLIVKKSAKVKATSVHKDLELSVVAENHQIANSNGNAEPGVDFLLEPIFLDPKINFFPFLWDLINSTCSGLEKGNHPVRSSEGTGGTYFMQDSEAMEYVSVFKPMDEEPMAVNNPRGLPVSTDGEGLKRGTKVGEGAVREVAAYILDHPKAGPRLESGEAIGFSGVPPTVMVQCLHEAFNHPDGYEGSMKDSKMGSLQMFMNNDGNCEDIGPGAFSVEEVHKITVLDIRLANADRHAGNILFKKEDGGKTVLIPIDHGYCLPEKFEDCTFDWLYWPQATKPYSPDTVNYINSLDAENDIELMKYYGWDVPVEIARTLRISTMLLKKGVERGLTPYAIGSIMCRVDMNKESVIEEIINEAQESLLPGMGETDFLEVVSQIMDSRLDDVSK from the exons ATGTCAGTGGCGGATGTTGTTGCTGTGAGTCCGATTTGCAACGAATCGGCGGCACATTGGCACGAGCGGATAGGCCACTGCTCCGGCGAATTAATCCTGATATACCTCACCGTCGACGGAGCCGTCACGCCAATGCGTGTGTTGGAGTCTGATTCCATCGCTTCAGTGAAGATGAGGATTCAGAGATCATGCAGAGGGATCGCagggaacaacaacaacagcaacaacaacaagcaCAAGCTGGTTTCCGGTGGCAGGGAGCTAGCTCGGAACAACTCACTCGTCAAGGACTACGGCGTAACCGCCGGCAATGTTCTCCACCTGGTTCTGCGTCTCTCCGACATGATCTTCATTGTCGTGAGGACCACCTGCGGCGAGGAATTTGAGTTTCAGATTGACCGGCATAGGAATGTGGGGTACCTTAAGCAAAGGATCAAGAAGGGGAAAGGTTTCATCGATCTTGAGGATCAAGAGCTTTTCTGCGGCGGCGAGAAGCTCGATGACCAGAGGCTCTTCCGTGACATTTGTGAGAGTGATGATGGTGTCATTCATCTGATTGTGAAGAAATCAGCAAAGGTTAAGGCCACATCAGTTCACAAAGATTTGGAGCTTTCAGTTGTGGCAGAGAATCACCAGATAGCAAATTCAAATGGAAATGCCGAACCTGGTGTTGATTTCTTGTTAGAGCCAATTTTTTTGGACCCTAAGatcaatttttttcctttcctttggGACTTGATCAACTCCACTTGCAGTGGTTTGGAGAAAGGTAACCACCCTGTGAGGTCTTCTGAAGGAACAGGTGGGACTTACTTCATGCAAGACTCAGAAGCAATGGAGTATGTTTCAGTTTTTAAGCCCATGGATGAGGAGCCAATGGCGGTGAACAACCCGAGAGGTTTACCGGTTTCGACCGACGGTGAGGGTTTGAAGAGAGGGACAAAGGTGGGAGAAGGAGCTGTGAGAGAAGTTGCAGCCTATATATTAGATCATCCTAAGGCTGGGCCACGTTTGGAGTCAGGTGAGGCAATAGGCTTTTCTGGTGTTCCTCCTACAGTTATGGTTCAGTGCCTGCATGAAGCTTTTAATCATCCAGATGGGTATGAGGGCTCAATGAAGGACTCCAAGATGGGGTCATTGCAGATGTTCATGAATAATGATGGAAACTGTGAGGACATTGGGCCAGGGGCTTTTTCTGTGGAGGAGGTGCATAAGATCACTGTGCTTGATATCAGATTGGCTAATGCAGACAGACATGCTGGAAATATATTGTTCAAGAAAGAGGATGGTGGCAAGACTGTGCTCATTCCAATTGATCATGGATATTGTTTACCTGAGAAA TTTGAAGATTGCACATTTGATTGGCTTTACTGGCCCCAAGCAACCAAGCCATACTCTCCAGATACAGTTAATTACATTAATTCTCTGGATGCTGAAAATGACATAGAACTCATGAAGTATTATGGGTGGGATGTTCCAGTTGAGATTGCGCGAACACTCCGCATCTCCACAATGTTATTGAAGAAAGGTGTTGAGAGAGGTCTCACTCCCTATGCCATTGGAAGCATTATGTGCAGGGTAGACATGAATAAGGAATCTGTAATTGAGGAGATTATCAATGAAGCTCAGGAGTCCTTGCTACCTGGCATGGGGGAAACTGATTTTCTGGAAGTTGTATCCCAGATCATGGATTCCCGCCTCGATGATGTTTCCAAATAG